A segment of the Candidatus Pelagisphaera phototrophica genome:
AACCCCCAGATAAAGGCGGTGCTCCCAAAGGCAAAAAGGATCTGCTTGAGGCGGATGCGTTCCGACCATACCTTGAATTCGAGAGCATTACTCTGTATCGAGACAACTGCCAATCCGATAGCAGCCAGATGGATTATCGCGGTTTCTTTGGTCGCGAAAAATAGGCCGATCCAAAGTCCACAACGTGCTGCATTCATCGAGCTTGGGAGCTTCCAGTACTCGTTTGCAGAGTAGAGGAGCAGAAAACCGATTAGCGTAAATAGAATTTCCTGCACGTAGTAGGCGCTGTAAATAACTGGAAAGGGTGACAGCGCAAAAAGAGCCGCGGCGATGAGAGAGGTTCCATTAACTTTTCGTTCACTTACGAGAACGAGAAGTAATAGTCCGATACTCGCGAGTATCGGCAGGAGCCTCACCTGTGTGTGGGTCAGTTCGGATGCGTCGATCCCAAGGATCTTGTTCAAGACGGATGCCAAATAGTAGAGAATGGGACCGTGCTTGTCCTCGGGATCGTATTCATAGTATCCCGTTTCCATCAATTCCCACAACTGATAAGCCTGCACAGCCTCATCGGAATGAAAAATTCTAGCATCGGAGTTTTGAATACGCAAATACAATCCTGCAGTGACAACAAGAAGACTCGCAGCGAGGTAGAGGACTAGTTTGACGTTTTGAAGGATGATTATAAGTAGAGTTAAACCTTAAAAGAAGAACGATTTTGAACCAAAGGCCACAAAGAAAGTGTACCCTTTCGAAAACGTGGCGCCGGTCTGTTATTGTCCACAATCCATAACCGAATGGGTCCTCGGAGATCTCCCGCTAACCAATACTACAAAAAACGCGCCCAGAGGTTTTCCTGGACGCGTCAAAAATTGCTAGATTGCCGAACTATTCTAGTTTGCCATTCCGAAGACTTCCACCTCCACGAAATGGTTCATTTCGTTGCTGGTATTTCCCGCTCCGTAAATGCGAACGTACTTGCCTTTCGCTTGCTTCGCATCGATGAGCTTGCCTTCGTTGGTTTCCAGATAGGCATTGTCCGATCCTTTGCCGAAACCCGATGAATTGTCATGGTCATTGTTGAAGACCGTAGTCACACCGCTCTCGAACGACTCGTCATCGGAAATTTGAACGATCACATCATGGTAGGCTCGTTTCTGCGTGTGGAAGTGCCAAATGGCGACACCGTAAATCGTTGAAGCGGATTCGAGGTCGATCTGTATCCACTGAGTCCCAGGAGCGAGCTCAACGAAGTAGCCCTCTTCCGATTCCTTGTCTCCGTCGGTAACGTAATCGAGCCCACCGATAATGGGAAAGTCATCGCTAGATGTGACCTCTTTACCGTCTGCTAAATTGCCCACGCCTTCTGGAACCATGATATTGGGTCTCGGTGTTCCCGGGGCCTCCAAGTGAGGCAGGATCACTTGGACGGGAGTACCGATAAGAAAGGGTGGAGGGAATTCGATCTCCAAAGCCTTCTTGCCTCCGTGGTGGTTGGCGATCGCTACCGCGGAGAGTGCGATAACGGCGATAGTTGAAACTAGCTTCATTTTCATATCTTCAGTGTAATTTGATTTTGCATGGAAGGCTTAAGTCGATTAAACTTCGAAGTCTTCCTTGGTGAATTCTAAGGTTTTACGAGCAGCCACTGCCTCGTTGACACGGAAGATGGCCATTTCACTTTTGAAGGTGTGCTCACCGTCAGAGTTGAGTTTTGCCTTGCCGTTAATTGCGGCGAAGAAATTCTCTAAGTGTGGCGTGTGTGGTTTCTTGTCGAGTACGACTGGGATTTCGTAAGCATCTGGTGGAGCCGATTCTCGAACGTCCACCTTCGTTTGCACTTTCGCAGCTGCGGCTTCTTCCTTGCGAATAAATCCCTTGCTCGCCCAATCGTCCCAAGAAGGTGCGCCGTACTCCCGATACATCTTAGTGAAGGCTGGGTTTTCCGACATGCGCATAGCTCCCTCGTCACCCATGAAGTACTCGTAGTAACCGCCCCCCGCGCCAGTGGTAGCCAGCGTTTGGTAAAAGGCGCGAGCAGGTCCATTGGGGGTGTCGTACTCGTATACGGCCATTACGTTGTCGTACCATTGGCGATCCGAATAATAGTCGTTACCACCGCTGGCCATAACACTCTTAGGCAGAGCATCGAAAAACCAGTTAAAGATGTCTATTTGGTGGGACCCCAGATCGGAAATCGGGCCACCGCTGAGGTCGCGGAACCACCGCCAGTTCAGAAACT
Coding sequences within it:
- a CDS encoding discoidin domain-containing protein, translating into MKLVSTIAVIALSAVAIANHHGGKKALEIEFPPPFLIGTPVQVILPHLEAPGTPRPNIMVPEGVGNLADGKEVTSSDDFPIIGGLDYVTDGDKESEEGYFVELAPGTQWIQIDLESASTIYGVAIWHFHTQKRAYHDVIVQISDDESFESGVTTVFNNDHDNSSGFGKGSDNAYLETNEGKLIDAKQAKGKYVRIYGAGNTSNEMNHFVEVEVFGMAN